One Mangrovimonas cancribranchiae DNA segment encodes these proteins:
- the gldI gene encoding gliding motility-associated peptidyl-prolyl isomerase GldI, with product MRNIVLLISTLAILCSCKPPEARRPISSKTGSFIDQSVVRNKKLYAREKASFEKLMQANPETEYMASQNGFWYYYNTKIENDSLIKPDFGDVVNFNYNLKTINGQTIYSKKDIKTQNYVMDKQELFSGLREGLKLMKAGETVTFMFPSQKAFGYYGDENRIGMNVPLICEVTVNSITDSKQIN from the coding sequence ATGCGTAATATAGTTTTATTAATAAGCACGCTAGCGATTTTGTGTTCTTGTAAACCACCAGAAGCAAGAAGACCAATATCTTCCAAAACAGGTTCTTTTATAGATCAATCTGTGGTTAGAAATAAAAAGCTTTATGCTAGGGAAAAAGCCAGTTTTGAGAAATTAATGCAAGCTAATCCAGAAACTGAATATATGGCATCGCAAAACGGGTTTTGGTATTATTATAATACGAAAATTGAAAACGATTCGTTAATTAAACCAGACTTTGGCGATGTCGTTAATTTTAATTACAACTTAAAAACAATTAACGGGCAAACTATTTATTCTAAAAAAGACATAAAAACCCAAAACTACGTCATGGATAAGCAAGAACTGTTTTCAGGACTTCGTGAAGGTTTAAAACTTATGAAAGCAGGAGAAACAGTAACTTTTATGTTTCCTTCACAAAAGGCTTTTGGTTACTATGGCGACGAAAATAGAATAGGTATGAATGTGCCGCTAATTTGCGAAGTTACCGTAAACTCAATAACCGATTCAAAACAAATAAATTAA
- a CDS encoding bifunctional oligoribonuclease/PAP phosphatase NrnA, with the protein MTNSDISNIKTLLSTPKKIVIVPHKNPDGDALGSTLGLYHYLNKYNHDAVVVAPNDYPNFLKWMPGNNAVVIYESEKDKADGLINAADIIFTLDFNALNRAGDMVEVLAQSECLKIMIDHHQQPDDYATYMYSDVAISSTCEMVYNFIDRLGDTALIDKNIAICLYTGILTDTGSFRFPSSTSTTHRIAAFLIDQGANHSEIHNSIFDTNSYDRMQLLGRALSNLKVLKEYHTAYITLSQAELNKHNYKKGDTEGFVNYALSLEGIVFAVIFIEDQGNNIIKISFRSKGDFSVNEFARAHFNGGGHTNAAGGRSELDLKNTVEKFITILPQYSKALNHA; encoded by the coding sequence ATGACAAATAGCGATATTTCAAACATAAAAACGCTTTTAAGTACTCCTAAAAAAATTGTTATTGTCCCACATAAAAATCCTGATGGCGACGCACTTGGTTCCACTTTGGGACTTTATCATTATTTAAACAAATACAACCACGATGCTGTTGTTGTAGCTCCTAATGACTATCCAAATTTTTTAAAATGGATGCCGGGAAATAATGCTGTTGTAATCTATGAATCTGAAAAAGATAAAGCAGATGGATTAATTAATGCGGCCGATATTATCTTCACCTTAGACTTTAATGCGTTAAATCGAGCAGGAGATATGGTAGAAGTACTTGCGCAAAGTGAATGTCTAAAAATTATGATAGATCATCATCAGCAACCAGATGATTATGCGACATATATGTATTCCGATGTGGCTATTAGCTCTACTTGTGAAATGGTATATAATTTTATAGATAGGTTGGGAGACACTGCTTTAATAGATAAAAATATTGCCATATGTTTATACACAGGTATTTTAACCGATACAGGTTCATTTAGATTTCCATCATCTACAAGTACAACACACAGAATAGCTGCTTTTCTAATAGATCAAGGCGCAAACCATTCTGAGATACATAATAGTATATTTGATACTAATAGCTACGATAGAATGCAACTTTTAGGTCGAGCATTAAGCAATTTAAAAGTGCTTAAAGAATATCACACAGCGTATATAACATTGTCGCAAGCAGAGTTAAATAAACACAATTATAAAAAAGGCGATACCGAAGGGTTTGTAAATTATGCATTATCTCTAGAAGGTATTGTATTTGCTGTTATTTTTATTGAAGATCAGGGAAATAATATTATCAAAATTTCTTTTAGATCGAAAGGTGACTTTTCTGTTAATGAATTTGCAAGAGCGCATTTTAATGGAGGCGGTCATACAAATGCCGCAGGAGGCCGAAGCGAATTAGACTTGAAAAATACAGTTGAAAAATTTATTACTATCTTACCGCAATATTCTAAAGCCCTTAATCATGCGTAA
- a CDS encoding amidohydrolase family protein — protein sequence MNKPITLLFALLCSFTFYAQDYFPKNDGVKTKNTNYKALTNATIYVSHNKVVDNGTLLIKDGKVVASGKSVTIPKNSTIIDLKGKTIYPSFIDLYADFGVKKPTRADGNGRSSQYNSNRTGYYWNDHVMPENKAIDRFNYDEKKAIEFLKAGFGTVNTHIQDGIVRGTGILVALNNKGDNANRILNDESAQYLSFSKSVTSRQSYPSSIMGSMALLRQLYIDADWYAKGHVETKDLSLEALNKNKKQPQIFAAGSRLNALRADKVGDESDIQYVLVGGGDEYERINLIKNTNATFILPLKFPDAYNVENPFMASQLSLSDMRQWNQKPANAKILAENGVPFTFTTNGLKSPKEFMGNLKKAIAYGLPKEKALEALTAIPATILGQAEYLGNLNQGAWANFMIVSGDIFEDDATIYEHWIQGDALEFSDKDRLDIRGDYTFKLAGEDYSMSVKGSLEKLKTDVKTDDLKRGSKLSYNNDWVTLSITSKDTTNQEFIRIVANVEASKNLKGEATLPNGTTVAFYATHKSVDAKEKDKTNKTNEEKNIVPVTFPNNAYGFKSLPEQETILFKNTTVWTNEADGILEQTDVLIKDGKISKIGKNLSAGRATVIDATGKHLTAGIIDEHSHIAASSINEGGQNSSAEVSIEDVLNPSDINIYRNLAGGVTSIQILHGSANPIGGRSAIIKLKWGETADNLIYENTPKFIKFALGENVKQSNWGSRDRFPQTRMGVEQVYMDYFTRAKEYDALKKSGKPYRKDLELEVLAEILNKERFISCHSYVQSEINMLMKVAERFNFNINTFTHILEGYKVADKMKAHGVGGSTFSDWWAYKFEVNDAIPYNAAIMHNQGITVAINSDDAEMSRRLNQEAAKTIKYGGVSEEDAWKFVTLNPAKLLHINDRVGSIKVGKDADVVLWSHHPLSIYAKAEKTLIEGAVYFDIETDKKKRETIKKEKSELINMMMQAKNKGLKTQPVKKEEQQHFHCDTMDHQF from the coding sequence ATGAACAAACCCATTACTTTGCTATTTGCATTGTTGTGTAGTTTTACGTTTTATGCACAAGATTACTTTCCAAAAAACGATGGGGTAAAAACCAAAAACACAAATTATAAAGCGTTAACTAACGCTACAATTTATGTCTCGCACAATAAGGTTGTTGACAATGGAACCCTCCTCATCAAGGATGGTAAAGTTGTAGCCAGTGGCAAATCAGTAACTATTCCAAAAAATAGTACCATTATAGACTTAAAAGGAAAAACCATTTATCCTTCTTTTATCGATTTGTATGCCGATTTTGGTGTAAAAAAACCAACTAGAGCAGACGGTAATGGTAGAAGTTCACAGTATAATTCGAATAGAACAGGATATTACTGGAACGACCACGTAATGCCAGAAAACAAAGCCATAGACCGTTTTAATTACGATGAGAAAAAAGCAATAGAATTTCTTAAAGCAGGTTTTGGAACAGTAAATACCCATATTCAAGACGGTATTGTTCGTGGTACAGGAATTTTGGTTGCTTTGAATAACAAAGGCGATAATGCCAATAGAATTTTGAATGATGAATCTGCTCAATATCTTTCTTTTAGTAAAAGTGTGACGTCAAGACAGTCGTATCCGTCTTCCATTATGGGAAGTATGGCGTTGTTAAGACAACTTTATATTGATGCCGATTGGTATGCTAAAGGTCATGTAGAAACTAAAGATTTATCTTTGGAAGCTTTAAATAAAAATAAGAAGCAGCCACAAATTTTTGCAGCCGGCAGTAGGTTAAATGCGCTTCGAGCGGATAAAGTAGGAGACGAGTCAGATATTCAATATGTTTTAGTTGGAGGTGGAGATGAGTATGAGCGAATTAATCTAATAAAGAACACCAACGCGACGTTTATCCTTCCATTAAAATTTCCAGATGCTTATAATGTTGAAAATCCATTTATGGCATCACAATTGTCATTGAGCGATATGCGCCAGTGGAATCAAAAACCAGCTAATGCCAAAATTTTAGCTGAAAATGGTGTGCCATTTACATTTACCACCAATGGTTTAAAATCGCCAAAGGAGTTTATGGGTAATCTTAAAAAAGCCATTGCTTATGGATTGCCAAAAGAAAAAGCTTTGGAAGCGCTTACAGCCATACCAGCAACTATTTTGGGGCAAGCCGAATATTTAGGGAACCTTAATCAAGGCGCTTGGGCCAATTTTATGATTGTTTCTGGAGATATTTTTGAAGATGATGCCACAATTTACGAACACTGGATTCAAGGAGATGCTTTGGAGTTTTCAGATAAAGATCGTTTGGATATTCGCGGAGATTATACCTTTAAATTAGCTGGTGAAGATTATTCTATGAGCGTAAAAGGGAGTTTGGAAAAGCTGAAAACAGACGTTAAAACAGATGATTTAAAACGTGGTTCAAAACTTTCATACAATAACGATTGGGTAACACTATCCATAACATCAAAAGATACCACAAACCAAGAATTCATAAGAATTGTTGCCAATGTAGAGGCTTCAAAAAATCTAAAAGGTGAAGCGACGCTGCCCAACGGAACTACCGTAGCGTTTTATGCAACCCATAAATCTGTTGATGCGAAAGAAAAAGACAAAACCAACAAAACCAATGAAGAAAAAAACATTGTTCCCGTAACATTTCCAAACAATGCTTATGGCTTTAAAAGCTTACCAGAACAGGAAACTATCTTGTTCAAAAATACAACCGTTTGGACCAACGAAGCCGATGGTATTTTAGAGCAAACCGATGTATTAATCAAAGACGGTAAAATTTCTAAAATCGGTAAGAACCTTTCAGCTGGTCGTGCTACGGTTATCGATGCCACTGGAAAACACTTAACTGCTGGAATTATAGATGAACACTCGCACATTGCTGCGTCATCAATAAATGAAGGCGGTCAAAATTCTTCAGCAGAAGTATCTATAGAAGATGTGCTAAACCCAAGCGACATCAACATTTACAGGAATTTAGCAGGTGGCGTAACTTCCATACAAATCTTACACGGTTCTGCAAACCCTATTGGTGGACGCTCGGCGATTATTAAACTTAAATGGGGAGAAACGGCCGATAATTTAATCTATGAAAACACACCTAAATTCATCAAGTTTGCTTTGGGTGAAAACGTAAAACAATCCAACTGGGGAAGCCGCGATCGTTTTCCGCAAACAAGAATGGGGGTTGAGCAAGTTTATATGGATTATTTCACTAGAGCTAAGGAATACGATGCGCTTAAAAAAAGTGGCAAACCTTACAGAAAAGACTTAGAGCTTGAAGTTTTAGCCGAAATACTAAATAAGGAACGTTTTATTTCGTGTCACTCTTATGTACAAAGTGAAATTAATATGCTTATGAAAGTTGCCGAACGCTTCAATTTCAATATTAATACGTTTACGCATATTTTGGAAGGCTATAAAGTAGCAGACAAGATGAAAGCACACGGCGTTGGTGGATCTACCTTTAGTGATTGGTGGGCATACAAGTTTGAAGTTAACGATGCCATACCTTACAATGCGGCTATTATGCATAATCAGGGCATCACGGTGGCCATAAATAGTGACGATGCCGAAATGTCTAGACGTCTTAACCAAGAAGCTGCAAAAACCATTAAATATGGTGGTGTAAGTGAAGAAGACGCTTGGAAATTTGTGACTTTAAACCCTGCAAAACTTTTACATATCAACGATCGTGTTGGTAGTATAAAAGTAGGCAAAGATGCCGATGTGGTGTTGTGGTCTCATCATCCATTGTCTATTTATGCCAAAGCTGAAAAAACATTGATTGAAGGTGCTGTGTATTTTGACATTGAAACCGACAAAAAGAAACGCGAAACCATCAAGAAAGAAAAAAGTGAACTCATTAATATGATGATGCAAGCCAAGAACAAGGGCTTAAAAACACAACCCGTAAAAAAAGAAGAGCAACAACATTTCCATTGTGACACTATGGATCATCAATTTTAA
- a CDS encoding amidohydrolase family protein, translated as MKHLKQNIVIVFLLCASLVMAQQTPASKQTQPIAIMGATAHIGNGEIIENSLIIFKKGKLTTVVDARVVKMDLSSMQVVNANGKHVYPGFIIPNSTLGLVEIDAVRASDDDDEIGSLNPHIRSLIAYNAESKVVESMRPNGVLIGQITPRGGRISGTSSVVQFDAWNWEDAAIKVDDGIHLNWPNSFTRGRWWRGEDPGLKPNTNYAEQVEEVTSFLKESKTYQDSDKSTKHLPFEAVQGLFDGSKKLYVHVDDAKGITDAINFKIQNGISEMVVVGGYQALQVADLLKTHDIPILIKRVHSTPNNADDDYDKPFKLAKQLTDAGVLVALQNSGDMERMNARNLPFLAGTAAAYGLRKEEALQLITLNAAKILGIDNNYGSLEVGKSATLFISKGDALDMRTNVLDKAFIDGRDISLESHQTDLWKRYSNKYKNQ; from the coding sequence ATGAAACATTTAAAACAAAACATAGTAATCGTATTTCTGTTGTGTGCTTCACTTGTAATGGCACAACAAACTCCAGCATCAAAGCAAACGCAGCCCATTGCCATAATGGGAGCAACGGCGCATATTGGTAACGGAGAAATTATTGAAAATAGCTTGATTATCTTCAAAAAAGGCAAATTGACCACCGTCGTCGATGCACGAGTCGTGAAAATGGATCTAAGCAGCATGCAAGTCGTCAATGCCAATGGCAAACACGTTTATCCCGGGTTTATCATCCCGAATTCAACATTGGGATTAGTAGAAATTGATGCTGTAAGAGCTTCTGACGATGACGACGAAATTGGAAGTCTAAATCCACACATAAGAAGTTTGATAGCCTACAATGCCGAATCAAAAGTTGTGGAATCGATGCGTCCTAATGGAGTGCTTATTGGACAAATAACACCACGTGGCGGCAGGATTTCTGGAACATCTTCCGTAGTGCAATTTGATGCTTGGAATTGGGAAGATGCGGCTATTAAGGTAGACGACGGTATCCATCTAAATTGGCCAAATAGTTTTACGCGTGGCCGTTGGTGGCGTGGCGAAGACCCAGGATTAAAGCCCAATACCAATTATGCAGAACAGGTTGAAGAAGTGACTAGCTTCCTAAAGGAAAGCAAAACATATCAAGATAGTGATAAATCTACAAAGCATTTACCTTTTGAGGCCGTTCAAGGGCTATTTGATGGCAGCAAAAAACTATATGTACACGTTGACGATGCCAAAGGCATAACCGATGCGATTAATTTTAAAATCCAAAATGGTATTTCGGAAATGGTCGTTGTTGGTGGCTACCAAGCCTTACAAGTAGCCGATTTGTTAAAAACACATGACATACCTATACTTATTAAGCGCGTACATTCAACACCAAATAATGCGGATGATGATTATGATAAACCATTTAAGTTAGCCAAACAACTTACTGATGCCGGTGTTTTGGTAGCTTTACAAAACAGTGGAGATATGGAACGTATGAATGCTAGAAATTTACCGTTTTTAGCCGGAACCGCAGCGGCCTATGGCTTACGTAAAGAAGAAGCGCTTCAACTTATTACGCTTAACGCTGCCAAAATATTAGGTATTGATAACAATTATGGTTCTTTAGAAGTAGGAAAAAGTGCGACGTTATTCATTAGTAAAGGTGATGCCTTAGATATGCGTACCAATGTGCTTGATAAAGCTTTTATAGATGGACGAGATATTAGTTTGGAAAGTCACCAAACCGATCTTTGGAAACGGTATTCTAATAAGTATAAAAATCAATAA
- a CDS encoding aminoacyl-histidine dipeptidase, whose translation MNSEIRALEPKALWNKFADLNAIPRPSKKEEQVIAFMKKFGEELGLETLVDKVGNVIIRKPATTGMEDRQTVVMQSHLDMVCQKNNDTQFDFDTQGIEMYVDGDWVKAKGTTLGADNGLGVATIMAILESNNIEHPAIEALFTIDEETGMTGAMGLEGGILAGDILLNLDTEEDDEIGVGCAGGVDVTATRTYKVEETPETKTGFEVTVKGLQGGHSGMQIHEGLGNANKIMNRLLFDGFENFGLRISEINGGGLRNAIPRESKAIVAIDTIHENAFVMELAQLAQTIKSEYKTMEPDLDVIVSKCDTPETIMELGVQEGFTRAIYAAINGVYRMSADIPNLVETSNNIANVTVKNGEIKVGCLTRSSVESSKWDLANTLRATFELTGCEVEFSGDYPGWKPNMDSPILKVLESLYIEMNNEKPHVAACHAGLECGILGQNYPEMDMISFGPNIKGAHSPDERAQISSAQKYWKYVLEILKNIPKK comes from the coding sequence ATGAATTCAGAAATAAGAGCCCTAGAACCCAAAGCACTTTGGAATAAATTTGCTGACCTTAACGCCATACCTAGACCTTCTAAAAAAGAAGAACAAGTTATCGCCTTTATGAAAAAATTTGGCGAGGAATTAGGTTTAGAAACCCTTGTTGATAAAGTTGGTAATGTTATTATAAGAAAACCAGCCACTACAGGTATGGAAGATCGACAAACCGTAGTTATGCAATCGCATTTAGATATGGTTTGCCAAAAAAACAACGATACCCAATTTGATTTTGATACCCAAGGTATAGAGATGTATGTTGATGGCGATTGGGTAAAAGCAAAAGGCACAACACTTGGAGCTGATAACGGATTGGGCGTTGCTACTATTATGGCTATTTTAGAAAGTAACAATATTGAACATCCTGCTATTGAAGCTCTTTTTACTATAGATGAAGAAACAGGTATGACTGGAGCAATGGGACTTGAAGGCGGTATTTTAGCAGGTGATATTTTATTAAATCTTGATACCGAGGAAGATGATGAAATTGGTGTTGGTTGTGCTGGCGGCGTAGATGTTACTGCTACTAGAACATATAAAGTTGAAGAAACACCAGAAACCAAAACAGGTTTTGAAGTAACTGTAAAAGGATTACAAGGCGGACATTCTGGAATGCAAATACACGAAGGCTTAGGAAATGCCAATAAAATAATGAATCGTTTATTATTTGATGGCTTTGAAAACTTTGGCCTACGTATTTCTGAAATTAATGGCGGTGGATTACGTAATGCTATTCCTCGTGAGAGTAAAGCCATAGTTGCCATTGACACCATTCATGAAAATGCCTTTGTTATGGAACTTGCCCAATTAGCTCAAACCATAAAATCTGAATACAAAACTATGGAGCCAGATTTAGATGTTATTGTATCTAAATGCGATACTCCAGAAACTATTATGGAACTAGGTGTTCAAGAAGGCTTTACTAGAGCTATTTATGCTGCCATAAATGGTGTTTATAGAATGAGTGCCGATATTCCTAATTTAGTAGAAACTTCCAATAACATTGCAAATGTAACTGTTAAAAACGGTGAAATAAAAGTTGGTTGCTTAACACGCTCTTCTGTGGAAAGCTCTAAATGGGACTTGGCAAATACCTTACGCGCTACCTTTGAACTTACGGGGTGCGAAGTGGAGTTTTCTGGCGATTACCCAGGTTGGAAACCTAATATGGACTCACCAATATTAAAGGTTTTGGAAAGCTTATATATTGAAATGAATAATGAAAAACCTCACGTAGCTGCTTGTCATGCAGGTTTAGAGTGTGGTATTTTAGGACAAAATTACCCTGAAATGGATATGATAAGTTTTGGACCTAATATAAAAGGAGCACATTCACCGGATGAGCGTGCTCAAATTTCATCAGCACAAAAGTACTGGAAATATGTGTTGGAAATCTTGAAAAACATTCCAAAGAAATAA
- a CDS encoding DUF3810 domain-containing protein, with protein sequence MPKNKKLLVALSILPQILLMKWLSTYPNFVESYYSEGVYPYISKLFRYVFGWLPFSFGDIFYAFAIIYMLRWLILNIRRVKYNFKGFLIDVFSAISMIYLAFHVLWGLNYYRLPLHENLNINADYTTEELISTTEKFIVEANTIHLSITQDSTQKVVSPYANKEVFKKVPEGFHQLKTEFPSLDYYPKSIKNALFSLPLTYMGFSGYLNPLTGEAHVDYLVPSFKIPMISSHEVAHQLGFAAENEANFIGVLAATKHPDKYFKYSGTIFALKHCLVEVYRRDPDTYEVLKTQVNVGILKNYQELQEFWDGYENPFESIFKTTYDGFLKVNNQTDGMKSYSYVVALLVNYFENQNVKAN encoded by the coding sequence ATGCCAAAAAACAAAAAACTACTAGTAGCCTTATCCATTCTACCTCAAATTTTATTGATGAAATGGCTGTCTACTTATCCTAATTTTGTGGAATCTTATTATAGTGAAGGAGTCTACCCGTATATATCAAAATTATTTAGATATGTGTTTGGTTGGTTGCCGTTTTCTTTTGGGGACATATTTTATGCTTTTGCGATTATTTATATGCTTAGGTGGTTAATATTAAATATTAGACGAGTAAAATATAATTTTAAAGGCTTTTTAATTGATGTGTTTTCTGCTATTTCTATGATATACTTAGCGTTTCATGTGTTATGGGGATTGAATTATTACCGATTACCATTACATGAAAACTTAAATATTAATGCCGATTACACTACTGAAGAGTTAATTTCAACGACTGAGAAATTTATAGTAGAAGCTAATACTATTCATTTAAGTATTACGCAGGATAGTACTCAAAAAGTAGTATCTCCTTATGCAAATAAGGAGGTTTTTAAAAAGGTTCCAGAAGGGTTTCACCAATTAAAAACCGAGTTTCCAAGCTTAGATTATTACCCAAAGAGTATAAAAAATGCGTTGTTTAGTTTGCCATTAACGTATATGGGGTTTAGTGGTTATTTGAATCCGTTAACTGGCGAAGCCCATGTTGATTATTTAGTGCCCAGTTTTAAAATTCCAATGATTTCCTCACACGAAGTGGCGCATCAATTAGGGTTTGCTGCTGAAAATGAAGCTAATTTTATAGGTGTCCTAGCAGCCACAAAGCATCCTGATAAATACTTTAAGTATTCTGGAACTATTTTCGCCTTGAAACATTGTTTGGTTGAAGTTTATCGTAGAGATCCTGATACGTATGAAGTTTTAAAAACTCAAGTAAACGTTGGAATATTAAAGAATTATCAAGAGCTTCAAGAATTTTGGGACGGTTATGAAAATCCTTTTGAATCTATTTTTAAAACCACTTATGATGGCTTTTTAAAGGTTAACAATCAAACCGATGGTATGAAAAGTTACAGCTATGTGGTGGCTTTATTGGTCAATTATTTCGAAAACCAAAATGTTAAAGCAAATTAA
- a CDS encoding nucleoside-diphosphate kinase: protein MATNRTFTMLKPDAVEKGHIGAILEKITASGFRIVAMKLTQMTTADAETFYAIHKERPFFGELVEYMTRGPIVAAILEKDNAVEDFRTLIGATNPAEAAEGTIRKMYAASIGENAVHGSDSDENAAIEGAFHFSGREMF, encoded by the coding sequence ATGGCAACAAACAGAACATTTACAATGCTTAAGCCAGATGCTGTAGAAAAAGGGCATATTGGTGCAATATTAGAAAAAATTACTGCTTCAGGATTTAGAATTGTGGCAATGAAATTAACACAAATGACTACCGCTGATGCTGAAACATTTTACGCTATTCATAAAGAGCGTCCGTTCTTTGGTGAATTAGTTGAATATATGACACGCGGTCCTATTGTTGCAGCTATTTTAGAAAAAGATAATGCTGTTGAAGACTTTAGAACGTTAATTGGTGCTACAAACCCAGCTGAAGCTGCAGAAGGAACTATAAGAAAAATGTATGCTGCTTCTATAGGTGAAAATGCTGTGCACGGTAGCGATAGCGATGAAAATGCCGCTATTGAAGGTGCTTTTCACTTTTCTGGAAGAGAGATGTTTTAA
- a CDS encoding RNA methyltransferase translates to MHKTIHSTQNTLIKQLVQLKDKSRERRKSEQFLIEGKRELSLAIKGSYVIETLLFYPNLFSESEAKSLEKNGVEIIEISQEVFQKLAYRSTTEGVIAVAKAKPHQLSDITFNTESPLILVAEAPEKPGNIGALLRTADAANVDAVIIANPKTDLYNPNIIRSSVGCVFTKSIATGTTSEILSFLKQNGIHIFCAALQASQDYHKQDYTNPTAIVVGAEATGLSDDWLQHSTQNIIIPMQGEIDSMNVSVAAGILIFEAVRQRRINE, encoded by the coding sequence ATGCATAAAACCATACATAGTACCCAAAATACACTCATAAAGCAATTGGTTCAGCTTAAAGATAAATCGCGAGAACGAAGAAAGTCTGAGCAATTCTTAATTGAAGGCAAGCGTGAGTTGTCTTTAGCAATTAAAGGAAGTTATGTTATTGAGACGTTATTATTTTATCCTAACTTATTTTCTGAGAGTGAAGCCAAATCATTAGAAAAAAATGGTGTAGAGATTATTGAAATCTCTCAAGAGGTGTTTCAGAAATTAGCATATAGAAGTACTACAGAAGGTGTTATTGCTGTAGCTAAGGCAAAACCTCATCAGTTAAGTGATATTACATTCAATACTGAGAGCCCCTTAATTTTGGTTGCCGAAGCTCCAGAAAAACCTGGCAATATAGGGGCATTGTTGCGAACGGCAGATGCTGCTAATGTTGATGCCGTAATTATTGCAAATCCAAAAACCGATTTGTATAATCCCAATATTATTAGGTCTAGCGTAGGTTGCGTGTTTACAAAATCCATTGCCACAGGAACAACTTCCGAGATATTATCGTTTTTAAAGCAAAATGGGATTCATATTTTTTGCGCAGCCTTGCAAGCGTCTCAGGATTATCACAAACAGGATTATACCAATCCAACAGCAATTGTTGTAGGAGCCGAAGCTACTGGCTTAAGTGACGATTGGTTACAACATTCTACACAAAACATTATTATTCCCATGCAAGGTGAAATTGATTCTATGAACGTTTCGGTAGCCGCTGGAATTCTTATTTTTGAAGCAGTTCGCCAAAGGCGAATCAATGAGTAA
- a CDS encoding peptidylprolyl isomerase codes for MKKLNQIMKLLVLALLVSFTSCGQQYPDLEDGLYAEFVTNKGTMVAKLFYKKAPVTVANFVALAEGTHPEVTDSLKGKPYYNGIIFHRVIDNFMIQAGDPTATGAGGPGYSFPDEFHPDLKHDKPGILSMANAGPNTNGSQFFITEKPTPNLDAFKPDGSLKRCGTFPGGGCHAVFGELVLGLDVQDTISNVKTAARDKPEQSVVIQQLNIIRKGNDAKAFDAVKIFTEEAPKLEEKQRALKEEAQRKIKEAASKAAETFLEANKDLGDVKKLDTGVVMVYTKQGNGEKPNHTQNVLIDCAGYFANGKLFYTTIKEVAQENNMYNEKADEQGAYKPFSKVYNESAGLIPGFREAMLNMKVGDEAKVFIPSFLGYGESGTGPIPPNTNLVFDIILVGIDK; via the coding sequence ATGAAAAAATTAAACCAGATTATGAAACTTTTAGTACTAGCACTATTAGTAAGTTTTACGTCTTGTGGACAACAATACCCAGATCTAGAAGATGGACTTTACGCTGAATTTGTAACAAACAAAGGCACTATGGTGGCAAAGCTTTTTTATAAGAAAGCGCCAGTAACAGTAGCCAATTTTGTGGCTTTGGCCGAAGGAACTCACCCAGAAGTAACCGACTCGCTTAAAGGTAAACCTTACTACAATGGTATCATTTTTCACCGTGTTATAGACAATTTCATGATTCAAGCTGGCGATCCAACAGCAACTGGCGCTGGCGGTCCAGGATATAGTTTTCCAGATGAATTTCACCCAGATTTAAAACATGATAAACCGGGTATTCTATCTATGGCAAATGCTGGTCCAAACACTAATGGAAGTCAGTTTTTTATTACTGAAAAGCCAACACCTAATCTAGATGCTTTTAAACCAGATGGTAGCTTAAAGCGTTGTGGAACATTTCCAGGAGGTGGTTGTCATGCCGTTTTTGGTGAGTTAGTTTTAGGATTAGATGTGCAGGACACCATTTCAAACGTAAAAACTGCAGCCAGAGATAAACCAGAGCAAAGTGTTGTTATTCAGCAATTAAATATTATTAGAAAAGGTAATGATGCTAAAGCTTTTGATGCCGTAAAAATATTTACAGAAGAGGCGCCTAAATTAGAAGAAAAGCAACGTGCCTTAAAAGAAGAAGCACAAAGAAAAATAAAAGAAGCAGCAAGCAAAGCTGCTGAAACTTTTTTAGAAGCTAATAAAGACCTAGGAGACGTTAAAAAACTGGATACAGGAGTTGTGATGGTCTACACAAAACAAGGTAATGGCGAAAAACCTAACCATACGCAAAACGTATTAATTGATTGCGCTGGATATTTTGCAAACGGGAAGCTTTTTTACACCACAATTAAAGAGGTTGCTCAAGAAAATAATATGTATAATGAAAAAGCAGACGAACAAGGTGCTTACAAACCTTTTTCTAAAGTTTATAACGAAAGTGCTGGTTTAATACCAGGTTTTAGAGAAGCTATGTTAAATATGAAAGTAGGAGATGAAGCAAAAGTATTTATACCGTCGTTTTTAGGGTATGGAGAAAGTGGAACAGGACCAATTCCACCAAATACAAACCTAGTTTTCGATATTATTTTAGTAGGTATAGATAAATAA